The following coding sequences lie in one Phragmites australis chromosome 8, lpPhrAust1.1, whole genome shotgun sequence genomic window:
- the LOC133926592 gene encoding O-fucosyltransferase 15-like isoform X1 encodes MPEAPLPLQARRRQRRGWRRPRGLLAWGALVAFFFVMNWWMFSRLQDPAARPHFRLRRHPPRAAAAHAANSSLTTLEEVAGAAKEKRPHKVMLTRLLALAAHALGEAETRPEPKDLWIEPINATMWRPCSDQRDWEASVTEEVTNGYIMISANGGINQQRVAICNAVTISRLLNATLVIPKFLYSNVWLDKSQFGDIYQEDYFINYLKSDIRIVKDLPVELQSLDLEAVGSLVNDTDVMKEAKPSLYVKKILPILLKNKVVHFIGFGNRLSFDPIPSELQRLRCRCNFHALRFVHKIQETGALLVERLHGPGPHSSSLEDNLLGQVAIKSVGNGNTSHASKYLAVHLRFEIDMVAYSLCYFGGGKDEEDELEAYRQIHFPALTEIKKTTKLPSAAFLRSEGKCPLAPEEAVLMLAAIGFKRSTNVYIAGAEIYGGRHRMAAISRLYPALVTKETLLSPSELEPFRNFSSQLAALDFIACAAADAFAMTDSGSQFSSLVQGYRMYYGGGDLPTIRPNKRRLASILVNNATIEWKEFETRVRKLIQQTKQVHERPVARSIFRHPRCPECMCRTEH; translated from the exons ATGCCCGAGGCGCCGCTGCCTCTGCAGGCGAGGCGGCGGCAGCGCAGGGGGTGGCGGCGCCCGCGGGGGCTGCTGGCGTGGGGGGCGCTAGTGGCCTTCTTTTTCGTCATGAACTGGTGGATGTTCTCCCGCCTCCAGGACCCCGCCGCGCGCCCGCActtccgcctccgccgccacccGCCCCGCGCCGCGGCGGCCCACGCCGCCAACTCGTCCCTCACTACTCTG GAAGAGGTGGCTGGAGCTGCAAAAGAGAAGAGGCCTCACAAGGTTATGCTCACCCGTCTACTTGCCTTGGCAGCCCATGCCTTGGGAGAG GCAGAAACCAGGCCGGAACCTAAGGATTTGTGGATAGAGCCGATAAATGCTACTATGTGGAGGCCTTGTTCTGACCAAAGGGATTGGGAAGCATCAG TGACTGAAGAGGTAACCAACGGTTAcatcatgatcagtgcaaatgGTGGCATAAACCAACAAAGGGTTGCG ATATGTAATGCTGTTACCATTTCTCGGTTGCTCAATGCAACTCTTGTCATCCCCAAATTCTTGTACAGTAATGTTTGGCTGGACAAAAG CCAGTTTGGCGATATATATCAGGAGGATTATTTTATCAATTATTTGAAATCTGATATTCGGATTGTAAAGGATCTTCCGGTAGAGTTGCAATCATTAGACTTGGAGGCGGTTGGCAGCCTT GTTAATGATACAGATGTCATGAAAGAGGCAAAGCCAAGTttatatgtgaaaaaaatacTGCCAATTTTACTGAAGAACAAAGTTGTTCACTTTATAGGATTTGGCAATCGCTTATCTTTTGACCCAATACCTTCTGAACTTCAG AGACTGCGATGCAGATGTAATTTTCATGCTCTTCGTTTTGTACACAAAATACAAGAAACTGGTGCACTTCTTGTTGAGAGGTTACATGGCCCTGGGCCTCATTCGTCATCTTTGGAGGATAATCTTTTAGGTCAGGTTGCCATCAAATCTGTCGGCAATGGGAACACGAGTCATGCATCCAAATATTTGGCTGTCCATCTCCGGTTTGAGATTGATATGGTTGCGTACTCATTATGTTACTTTGGTGGTGGCAAagatgaggaagatgagttgGAGGCTTATCGCCAAATTCACTTTCCTGCTCTGACAGAAATCAAGAAGACAACAAA GTTGCCCTCTGCTGCTTTCTTACGGTCTGAAGGCAAATGCCCCCTTGCACCTGAAGAGGCTGTGCTTATGCTTGCCGCTATTGGTTTCAAGCGCAGCACAAATGTTTACATTGCAGGTGCTGAAATTTATGGAGGGAGGCATAGGATGGCTGCCATAAGTCGTCTTTATCCTGCTTTAGTAACTAAAGAAACCCTTCTTTCTCCATCTGAGCTTGAACCATTTAGGAACTTCTCATCTCAG TTGGCAGCACTGGACTTCATTGCTTGTGCAGCTGCCGATGCATTTGCTATGACAGACTCAGGAAGTCAATTCTCTTCTCTTGTTCAAGGCTACCGCATGTACTATGGTGGTGGGGACCTTCCCACAATAAGGCCAAACAAGCGCCGGCTAGCCAGCATACTTGTGAACAATGCCACCATTGAATGGAAGGAATTTGAAACTAGAGTAAGAAAACTCATACAGCAAACTAAGCAAGTTCATGAGAGGCCTGTTGCAAGAAGCATATTTAGACATCCACGATGTCCAGAGTGCATGTGCAGAACAGAGCATTGA
- the LOC133926592 gene encoding O-fucosyltransferase 15-like isoform X2, with amino-acid sequence MPEAPLPLQARRRQRRGWRRPRGLLAWGALVAFFFVMNWWMFSRLQDPAARPHFRLRRHPPRAAAAHAANSSLTTLEEVAGAAKEKRPHKVMLTRLLALAAHALGEAETRPEPKDLWIEPINATMWRPCSDQRDWEASEVTNGYIMISANGGINQQRVAICNAVTISRLLNATLVIPKFLYSNVWLDKSQFGDIYQEDYFINYLKSDIRIVKDLPVELQSLDLEAVGSLVNDTDVMKEAKPSLYVKKILPILLKNKVVHFIGFGNRLSFDPIPSELQRLRCRCNFHALRFVHKIQETGALLVERLHGPGPHSSSLEDNLLGQVAIKSVGNGNTSHASKYLAVHLRFEIDMVAYSLCYFGGGKDEEDELEAYRQIHFPALTEIKKTTKLPSAAFLRSEGKCPLAPEEAVLMLAAIGFKRSTNVYIAGAEIYGGRHRMAAISRLYPALVTKETLLSPSELEPFRNFSSQLAALDFIACAAADAFAMTDSGSQFSSLVQGYRMYYGGGDLPTIRPNKRRLASILVNNATIEWKEFETRVRKLIQQTKQVHERPVARSIFRHPRCPECMCRTEH; translated from the exons ATGCCCGAGGCGCCGCTGCCTCTGCAGGCGAGGCGGCGGCAGCGCAGGGGGTGGCGGCGCCCGCGGGGGCTGCTGGCGTGGGGGGCGCTAGTGGCCTTCTTTTTCGTCATGAACTGGTGGATGTTCTCCCGCCTCCAGGACCCCGCCGCGCGCCCGCActtccgcctccgccgccacccGCCCCGCGCCGCGGCGGCCCACGCCGCCAACTCGTCCCTCACTACTCTG GAAGAGGTGGCTGGAGCTGCAAAAGAGAAGAGGCCTCACAAGGTTATGCTCACCCGTCTACTTGCCTTGGCAGCCCATGCCTTGGGAGAG GCAGAAACCAGGCCGGAACCTAAGGATTTGTGGATAGAGCCGATAAATGCTACTATGTGGAGGCCTTGTTCTGACCAAAGGGATTGGGAAGCATCAG AGGTAACCAACGGTTAcatcatgatcagtgcaaatgGTGGCATAAACCAACAAAGGGTTGCG ATATGTAATGCTGTTACCATTTCTCGGTTGCTCAATGCAACTCTTGTCATCCCCAAATTCTTGTACAGTAATGTTTGGCTGGACAAAAG CCAGTTTGGCGATATATATCAGGAGGATTATTTTATCAATTATTTGAAATCTGATATTCGGATTGTAAAGGATCTTCCGGTAGAGTTGCAATCATTAGACTTGGAGGCGGTTGGCAGCCTT GTTAATGATACAGATGTCATGAAAGAGGCAAAGCCAAGTttatatgtgaaaaaaatacTGCCAATTTTACTGAAGAACAAAGTTGTTCACTTTATAGGATTTGGCAATCGCTTATCTTTTGACCCAATACCTTCTGAACTTCAG AGACTGCGATGCAGATGTAATTTTCATGCTCTTCGTTTTGTACACAAAATACAAGAAACTGGTGCACTTCTTGTTGAGAGGTTACATGGCCCTGGGCCTCATTCGTCATCTTTGGAGGATAATCTTTTAGGTCAGGTTGCCATCAAATCTGTCGGCAATGGGAACACGAGTCATGCATCCAAATATTTGGCTGTCCATCTCCGGTTTGAGATTGATATGGTTGCGTACTCATTATGTTACTTTGGTGGTGGCAAagatgaggaagatgagttgGAGGCTTATCGCCAAATTCACTTTCCTGCTCTGACAGAAATCAAGAAGACAACAAA GTTGCCCTCTGCTGCTTTCTTACGGTCTGAAGGCAAATGCCCCCTTGCACCTGAAGAGGCTGTGCTTATGCTTGCCGCTATTGGTTTCAAGCGCAGCACAAATGTTTACATTGCAGGTGCTGAAATTTATGGAGGGAGGCATAGGATGGCTGCCATAAGTCGTCTTTATCCTGCTTTAGTAACTAAAGAAACCCTTCTTTCTCCATCTGAGCTTGAACCATTTAGGAACTTCTCATCTCAG TTGGCAGCACTGGACTTCATTGCTTGTGCAGCTGCCGATGCATTTGCTATGACAGACTCAGGAAGTCAATTCTCTTCTCTTGTTCAAGGCTACCGCATGTACTATGGTGGTGGGGACCTTCCCACAATAAGGCCAAACAAGCGCCGGCTAGCCAGCATACTTGTGAACAATGCCACCATTGAATGGAAGGAATTTGAAACTAGAGTAAGAAAACTCATACAGCAAACTAAGCAAGTTCATGAGAGGCCTGTTGCAAGAAGCATATTTAGACATCCACGATGTCCAGAGTGCATGTGCAGAACAGAGCATTGA
- the LOC133926592 gene encoding O-fucosyltransferase 15-like isoform X3 translates to MWRPCSDQRDWEASVTEEVTNGYIMISANGGINQQRVAICNAVTISRLLNATLVIPKFLYSNVWLDKSQFGDIYQEDYFINYLKSDIRIVKDLPVELQSLDLEAVGSLVNDTDVMKEAKPSLYVKKILPILLKNKVVHFIGFGNRLSFDPIPSELQRLRCRCNFHALRFVHKIQETGALLVERLHGPGPHSSSLEDNLLGQVAIKSVGNGNTSHASKYLAVHLRFEIDMVAYSLCYFGGGKDEEDELEAYRQIHFPALTEIKKTTKLPSAAFLRSEGKCPLAPEEAVLMLAAIGFKRSTNVYIAGAEIYGGRHRMAAISRLYPALVTKETLLSPSELEPFRNFSSQLAALDFIACAAADAFAMTDSGSQFSSLVQGYRMYYGGGDLPTIRPNKRRLASILVNNATIEWKEFETRVRKLIQQTKQVHERPVARSIFRHPRCPECMCRTEH, encoded by the exons ATGTGGAGGCCTTGTTCTGACCAAAGGGATTGGGAAGCATCAG TGACTGAAGAGGTAACCAACGGTTAcatcatgatcagtgcaaatgGTGGCATAAACCAACAAAGGGTTGCG ATATGTAATGCTGTTACCATTTCTCGGTTGCTCAATGCAACTCTTGTCATCCCCAAATTCTTGTACAGTAATGTTTGGCTGGACAAAAG CCAGTTTGGCGATATATATCAGGAGGATTATTTTATCAATTATTTGAAATCTGATATTCGGATTGTAAAGGATCTTCCGGTAGAGTTGCAATCATTAGACTTGGAGGCGGTTGGCAGCCTT GTTAATGATACAGATGTCATGAAAGAGGCAAAGCCAAGTttatatgtgaaaaaaatacTGCCAATTTTACTGAAGAACAAAGTTGTTCACTTTATAGGATTTGGCAATCGCTTATCTTTTGACCCAATACCTTCTGAACTTCAG AGACTGCGATGCAGATGTAATTTTCATGCTCTTCGTTTTGTACACAAAATACAAGAAACTGGTGCACTTCTTGTTGAGAGGTTACATGGCCCTGGGCCTCATTCGTCATCTTTGGAGGATAATCTTTTAGGTCAGGTTGCCATCAAATCTGTCGGCAATGGGAACACGAGTCATGCATCCAAATATTTGGCTGTCCATCTCCGGTTTGAGATTGATATGGTTGCGTACTCATTATGTTACTTTGGTGGTGGCAAagatgaggaagatgagttgGAGGCTTATCGCCAAATTCACTTTCCTGCTCTGACAGAAATCAAGAAGACAACAAA GTTGCCCTCTGCTGCTTTCTTACGGTCTGAAGGCAAATGCCCCCTTGCACCTGAAGAGGCTGTGCTTATGCTTGCCGCTATTGGTTTCAAGCGCAGCACAAATGTTTACATTGCAGGTGCTGAAATTTATGGAGGGAGGCATAGGATGGCTGCCATAAGTCGTCTTTATCCTGCTTTAGTAACTAAAGAAACCCTTCTTTCTCCATCTGAGCTTGAACCATTTAGGAACTTCTCATCTCAG TTGGCAGCACTGGACTTCATTGCTTGTGCAGCTGCCGATGCATTTGCTATGACAGACTCAGGAAGTCAATTCTCTTCTCTTGTTCAAGGCTACCGCATGTACTATGGTGGTGGGGACCTTCCCACAATAAGGCCAAACAAGCGCCGGCTAGCCAGCATACTTGTGAACAATGCCACCATTGAATGGAAGGAATTTGAAACTAGAGTAAGAAAACTCATACAGCAAACTAAGCAAGTTCATGAGAGGCCTGTTGCAAGAAGCATATTTAGACATCCACGATGTCCAGAGTGCATGTGCAGAACAGAGCATTGA
- the LOC133926592 gene encoding O-fucosyltransferase 15-like isoform X4: MWRPCSDQRDWEASEVTNGYIMISANGGINQQRVAICNAVTISRLLNATLVIPKFLYSNVWLDKSQFGDIYQEDYFINYLKSDIRIVKDLPVELQSLDLEAVGSLVNDTDVMKEAKPSLYVKKILPILLKNKVVHFIGFGNRLSFDPIPSELQRLRCRCNFHALRFVHKIQETGALLVERLHGPGPHSSSLEDNLLGQVAIKSVGNGNTSHASKYLAVHLRFEIDMVAYSLCYFGGGKDEEDELEAYRQIHFPALTEIKKTTKLPSAAFLRSEGKCPLAPEEAVLMLAAIGFKRSTNVYIAGAEIYGGRHRMAAISRLYPALVTKETLLSPSELEPFRNFSSQLAALDFIACAAADAFAMTDSGSQFSSLVQGYRMYYGGGDLPTIRPNKRRLASILVNNATIEWKEFETRVRKLIQQTKQVHERPVARSIFRHPRCPECMCRTEH, from the exons ATGTGGAGGCCTTGTTCTGACCAAAGGGATTGGGAAGCATCAG AGGTAACCAACGGTTAcatcatgatcagtgcaaatgGTGGCATAAACCAACAAAGGGTTGCG ATATGTAATGCTGTTACCATTTCTCGGTTGCTCAATGCAACTCTTGTCATCCCCAAATTCTTGTACAGTAATGTTTGGCTGGACAAAAG CCAGTTTGGCGATATATATCAGGAGGATTATTTTATCAATTATTTGAAATCTGATATTCGGATTGTAAAGGATCTTCCGGTAGAGTTGCAATCATTAGACTTGGAGGCGGTTGGCAGCCTT GTTAATGATACAGATGTCATGAAAGAGGCAAAGCCAAGTttatatgtgaaaaaaatacTGCCAATTTTACTGAAGAACAAAGTTGTTCACTTTATAGGATTTGGCAATCGCTTATCTTTTGACCCAATACCTTCTGAACTTCAG AGACTGCGATGCAGATGTAATTTTCATGCTCTTCGTTTTGTACACAAAATACAAGAAACTGGTGCACTTCTTGTTGAGAGGTTACATGGCCCTGGGCCTCATTCGTCATCTTTGGAGGATAATCTTTTAGGTCAGGTTGCCATCAAATCTGTCGGCAATGGGAACACGAGTCATGCATCCAAATATTTGGCTGTCCATCTCCGGTTTGAGATTGATATGGTTGCGTACTCATTATGTTACTTTGGTGGTGGCAAagatgaggaagatgagttgGAGGCTTATCGCCAAATTCACTTTCCTGCTCTGACAGAAATCAAGAAGACAACAAA GTTGCCCTCTGCTGCTTTCTTACGGTCTGAAGGCAAATGCCCCCTTGCACCTGAAGAGGCTGTGCTTATGCTTGCCGCTATTGGTTTCAAGCGCAGCACAAATGTTTACATTGCAGGTGCTGAAATTTATGGAGGGAGGCATAGGATGGCTGCCATAAGTCGTCTTTATCCTGCTTTAGTAACTAAAGAAACCCTTCTTTCTCCATCTGAGCTTGAACCATTTAGGAACTTCTCATCTCAG TTGGCAGCACTGGACTTCATTGCTTGTGCAGCTGCCGATGCATTTGCTATGACAGACTCAGGAAGTCAATTCTCTTCTCTTGTTCAAGGCTACCGCATGTACTATGGTGGTGGGGACCTTCCCACAATAAGGCCAAACAAGCGCCGGCTAGCCAGCATACTTGTGAACAATGCCACCATTGAATGGAAGGAATTTGAAACTAGAGTAAGAAAACTCATACAGCAAACTAAGCAAGTTCATGAGAGGCCTGTTGCAAGAAGCATATTTAGACATCCACGATGTCCAGAGTGCATGTGCAGAACAGAGCATTGA